The Saccharomyces paradoxus chromosome VIII, complete sequence genome has a window encoding:
- the RPN1 gene encoding proteasome regulatory particle base subunit RPN1 (Non-ATPase base subunit of the 19S RP of the 26S proteasome~similar to YHR027C): MVDKSDKKQQNTDEQSQINAEKQTPNKKDKKKEEEEQLSEEDAKLKTDLDLLVERLKEDDSSLYEASLNALKESIKNSTSSMTAVPKPLKFLRPAYPDLCSIYDKWTDSNLKSSLADVLSILAMTYSENGKHDSLRYRLLSNISDFEGWGHEYIRHLALEIGEVYNDQVEKDAEDETSSDGSKSDGSVVNTGFEFPKEDTLRLCLDIVPYFLKHNGEEDAVDLLLEIESIDKLPQFVDENTFQRVCQYMVACVPLLPPPEDVAFLKTAYSIYLSQNELTDAVALAVRLGEEDMIRSVFDATSDPVMHKQLAYILAAQKTSFEYEGVQDIIGNGKLSEHFLYLAKELNLTGPKVPEDIYKSHLDSSKSVFSSAGLDSAQQNLASSFVNGFLNLGYCNDKLIVDNDNWVYKTKGDGMTSAVASIGSIYQWNLDGLQQLDKYLYVDEPEVKAGALLGIGISASGVHDGEVEPALLLLQDYVTNPDTKISSAAILGLGIAFAGSKNDEVLGLLLPIAASTDLPIETAAMASLALAHVFVGTCNGDITTSIMDNFLERTPIELKTDWVRFLALALGILYMGQGEQVDDVLETISAIEHPMTSAIEVLVGSCAYTGTGDVLLIQDLLHRLTPKNVKGEEDADEEEGADGQTNSISDFLGEQVNETAKNEEAEVEVDEMEVDAEGDEVEVKAEVTERKDGGDLEGEEIKTEEEKGKSSDKDATTDGKNDDEEEEKEAGIVDELAYAVLGIALITLGEDIGKEMSLRHFGHLMHYGNEHIRRMVPLAMGIVSVSDPQMKVFDTLTRFSHDADLEVSMNSIFAMGLCGAGTNNARLAQLLRQLASYYSREQDALFITRLAQGLLHLGKGTMTMDVFNDAHVLNKVTLASILTTAVGLVSPSFMLKHHQLFYMLNAGIRPKFILALNDEGEPIKVNVRVGQAVETVGQAGRPKKITGWITQSTPVLLNHGERAELETDEYISYTSHIEGVVILKKNPDYHEEE; encoded by the coding sequence atggtGGACAAAAGTGATAAGAAACAACAGAATACTGACGAACAATCGCAGATAAATGCTGAAAAGCAGACTCCTAATAAgaaggataaaaaaaaggaggaaGAGGAGCAACTATCCGAAGAGGATGCAAAGCTTAAAACAGATCTAGATCTTTTAGTCGAAAGGCTGAAAGAAGACGATTCATCTTTATATGAAGCGTCTTTGAACGCCTTAAAGGAATCAATTAAAAATTCTACGAGTTCTATGACCGCGGTTCCAAAACCTTTGAAATTCCTTCGTCCGGCATATCCAGACCTATGTTCTATCTACGATAAATGGACAGATTCGAACTTGAAGTCCTCTTTGGCGGATGTCTTGTCCATTCTGGCCATGACATACTCTGAAAATGGTAAGCACGATTCATTGAGATATAGATTGCTCTCCAACATTTCTGATTTCGAAGGGTGGGGTCATGAGTACATCCGTCATTTAGCTTTAGAAATCGGCGAAGTATATAATGATCAAGTGGAAAAAGACGCTGAGGATGAAACATCCTCTGATGGATCTAAAAGTGATGGATCTGTGGTTAATACCGGTTTCGAATTTCCCAAGGAAGATACTCTACGTCTATGTTTAGACATTGTCCCATACTTCTTGAAACACAATGGTGAAGAAGACGCTGTAGACTTACTTTTGGAAATTGAGTCGATTGATAAGCTACCTCAATTCGTCGATGAGAATACTTTTCAAAGAGTTTGTCAATATATGGTTGCGTGTGTTCCACTTTTGCCACCTCCTGAAGATGTCGCCTTTTTAAAAACCGCATATTCTATTTATCTATCCCAGAACGAACTTACAGACGCTGTTGCCTTGGCAGTTAGGCTaggagaagaagatatgATCAGATCTGTTTTTGATGCTACCAGCGATCCAGTAATGCATAAACAATTAGCTTACATTTTAGCAGCACAAAAGACATCGTTTGAGTATGAAGGTGTCCAAGATATAATTGGAAACGGTAAATTGTCTGAACACTTTTTATATCTTGCTAAAGAATTGAACTTAACCGGTCCGAAAGTTCCAGAAGACATTTACAAGAGCCATTTGGATAGTTCTAAATCTGTATTCTCAAGTGCCGGCCTAGATTCTGCTCAACAAAATTTGGCTTCATCATTTGTCAACGGGTTCTTAAATTTGGGTTATTGTAACGATAAATTAATTGTGGATAATGATAATTGggtatataaaacaaaaggTGACGGTATGACTTCCGCAGTAGCTAGTATCGGATCTATATACCAATGGAATCTGGATGGTTTGCAACAGCTGGATAAGTATTTATACGTTGATGAGCCAGAAGTTAAAGCCGGTGCGTTATTAGGTATCGGTATTTCCGCTTCCGGTGTGCATGATGGCGAGGTTGAACCAGCTTTGTTACTTTTGCAGGATTATGTTACTAACCCAGACACTAAAATTAGTTCAGCAGCTATACTTGGCCTGGGTATCGCATTCGCTGGTAGCAAGAATGACGAAGTTTTGGGTTTGTTACTACCAATTGCCGCATCCACTGATTTACCTATTGAAACTGCAGCTATGGCTTCTCTAGCTTTAGCTCATGTTTTTGTTGGTACCTGTAATGGTGACATCACAACTTCTATCATGGACAACTTTTTAGAGCGTACACCTATTGAATTGAAGACCGACTGGGTAAGGTTTTTGGCACTTGCATTAGGTATTCTTTACATGGGCCAAGGTGAACAAGTAGATGATGTTTTAGAAACTATTAGTGCCATCGAACATCCAATGACATCAGCAATTGAAGTATTAGTTGGATCATGTGCTTATACAGGTACAGGTGATGTTCTGTTAATTCAAGATTTGTTGCATCGTCTAACTCCTAAAAACGTAAAAGGTGAAGAGGATgcagatgaagaagaaggtgcTGACGGACAGACCAATAGCATAAGTGATTTCTTGGGTGAGCAAGTGAACGAAACTGCCAAGAACGAAGAAGCTGAGGTTGAAGTCGATGAAATGGAGGTTGATGCTGAAGGAGACGAAGTTGAAGTCAAGGCAGAAGTAACGGAGAGGAAGGATGGAGGGGATTTAGAAGGAGAAGAGATAAAAactgaagaagagaagGGAAAATCTTCCGATAAGGATGCTACTACAGATGGAAAGAATGATgacgaggaagaagaaaaagaagcaggTATAGTCGACGAACTCGCATATGCCGTTTTGGGTATTGCTTTGATAACCCTTGGTGAAGATATTGGCAAAGAAATGTCTTTACGTCATTTTGGTCATCTAATGCATTATGGTAATGAACACATCCGTCGTATGGTGCCTTTAGCAATGGGTATTGTCTCTGTATCTGATCCTCAAATGAAGGTTTTCGATACTTTAACTCGTTTTTCGCATGATGCTGATTTAGAGGTTTCAATGAATTCAATTTTTGCCATGGGTCTATGTGGTGCCGGTACTAACAATGCAAGGCTAGCTCAACTATTAAGACAGTTGGCAAGTTATTATTCACGTGAACAAGATGCTTTGTTTATCACGAGACTAGCACAAGGATTATTGCATTTAGGTAAGGGTACTATGACAATGGATGTATTCAATGATGCACACGTTTTAAATAAGGTCACATTAGCATCAATATTAACCACCGCAGTTGGTTTGGTATCGCCAAGTTTTATGTTGAAGCATCACCAGTTGTTCTACATGTTGAATGCCGGTATAAGGCCAAAGTTTATTCTAGCATTAAACGATGAAGGAGAACCAATAAAGGTTAATGTGCGCGTTGGTCAAGCAGTGGAAACTGTTGGTCAAGCAGGTAGGCCAAAAAAGATTACTGGTTGGATCACACAATCTACTCCTGTCTTACTAAATCATGGCGAAAGAGCAGAACTAGAAACTGATGAATATATTAGTTATACGAGCCATATTGAGGGCGTAGtaattttaaagaagaacCCTGACTATCATGAAGAGGAGTAA